Part of the Limihaloglobus sulfuriphilus genome is shown below.
CCGCGGCGTGTTTGTCAACACGTGCTTTGAACATCTCAACGTCAGCCGCCCGGAGCTTGTCCGGCAGGTACACGAGGAATATGCCGCGACAGGTGTTGATTTTGTCAAGAGCAATACCTTCGGAGCCAACCGTCTCAAGCTATCCAGGTACGGCCTCGGCGAGCAGACAGAGCAGATTGTATCCGCCGGCGTAAAACTCGCCAGAGAATCGTGCCGGCCCGATATGATGACAGCCGCTTCCATCGGGCCTCTCGGCGTTGATATCGGCAGCTATGACAAGGCTTTGCGGGCAAAAGCGGCGGAGGTCTTCGCCGAACAGGTGAAAATCTCGGCAGATGCCGGCGCGGATGTCCTCCTGTTTGAGACGTTTTCAAACTGCGACGAGCTGATATGCGCGATCGAGGCGGCATCGGCAAGCTGCGATCTGGAAATTATCGCCCATATGACGATAAATGATTCTACAGAAACAGATTACGGCAGCCGGATAGACGAATCCATGCGCTGTGTTTGCCGGTATGAAAATGTCGCTGCCGTAGGGCTCAACTGCTCTACCGGTCCGGCGGCGATGCTTGAGAGTATCGAGCTTGTACGCGGCGCGGTGAACAAACCGCTCTCAGTTCAGCCAAACGCCGGCTACCCCAGAAACGTTGACGGACGCACGCTTTATATGTGCACGCCGGAATACATGGCGGAATATGCCAAACGTTTCTACGAGAAGGGCGCCCAGGTAATCGGCGGCTGCTGCGGAACCACGCCGGAGCATATCGCGGCGATCATAAATGCAGTCCGGCCGATAAAGAAAAGTGTAACTTACAAACAGCCCGCAATTAAAATACCCGCGGAACTGGCAGAACGGCTTGAACCCGCGCCCCTGGAGACAAAATCCCAATTCGGGGCAAAACTCGCCGCCGGCGAAAAAGTAATCTCAATCGAGGTTTCGCCGCCGCGGGGCTTTGAGCTCTCCGCCCTGATTGAAAAGGCAAAACTCTGCAAAGACCGCGGCGCGTGTACGATAAATATCCCCGACGGCCCGCGTGCAAGCAGCCGGCTAAGCGCCATGGTAACAGCTCTGATGATAGAACAGCAATGCGGGATCGAGACGATACTGCACTTCTGCTGCCGCGACAGGAATATTATCGGGATGCAGTCCGACCTGCTGGGGATACAGGCTACCGGCTTGCGGAACATGCTGATTGTAACCGGCGATCCGCCAAAACTGGGGGATTTTCCCGACGCGACGGCGGTTTTTGACCTGGATTCTATCGCACTGATAAAGGTTATCCGCGAGCTCAACCGCGGCATAGACATCGCCGGCAAATCGCTGGGCAGACGGCTTGAGCTGGTTATCGGTGCCGGCGCAAATCCCGCCGCGGCAGAGCCGGAAAGGGAAATCCAGCGTTACAGGCAGAAAATCGACGCCGGCGCGGAATATTTTGTCACCCAGCCGGTATTCGATGATGAGAGCCTGCTGCGGTTTCTCGATGCGGCCGGCGGCAGTGTGCCGGTGATAGCCGGAATATGGCCGTTCAGCAGCCTCAAAAACGCCGAGTTCATGGCAAACGAGGTTCCGGGGGTCAGCGTTCCCGAGCGGCTGCTTGAAAGGATGAGCAAGCTGAAATCACGCGAGGACGCAATCAAAACCGGCATAGACATCTCACGCGAGATGATATCCCGAATAGAAGATACCGTCGCCGGTTTTGCCGTCAGTGCACCTT
Proteins encoded:
- a CDS encoding bifunctional homocysteine S-methyltransferase/methylenetetrahydrofolate reductase, encoding MNRIFTQKLNKNGLLFGDGAMGTMLYSRGVFVNTCFEHLNVSRPELVRQVHEEYAATGVDFVKSNTFGANRLKLSRYGLGEQTEQIVSAGVKLARESCRPDMMTAASIGPLGVDIGSYDKALRAKAAEVFAEQVKISADAGADVLLFETFSNCDELICAIEAASASCDLEIIAHMTINDSTETDYGSRIDESMRCVCRYENVAAVGLNCSTGPAAMLESIELVRGAVNKPLSVQPNAGYPRNVDGRTLYMCTPEYMAEYAKRFYEKGAQVIGGCCGTTPEHIAAIINAVRPIKKSVTYKQPAIKIPAELAERLEPAPLETKSQFGAKLAAGEKVISIEVSPPRGFELSALIEKAKLCKDRGACTINIPDGPRASSRLSAMVTALMIEQQCGIETILHFCCRDRNIIGMQSDLLGIQATGLRNMLIVTGDPPKLGDFPDATAVFDLDSIALIKVIRELNRGIDIAGKSLGRRLELVIGAGANPAAAEPEREIQRYRQKIDAGAEYFVTQPVFDDESLLRFLDAAGGSVPVIAGIWPFSSLKNAEFMANEVPGVSVPERLLERMSKLKSREDAIKTGIDISREMISRIEDTVAGFAVSAPFGNVNIALEAAGL